A genomic stretch from uncultured Fibrobacter sp. includes:
- a CDS encoding HAD family phosphatase translates to MHFKNIIFDLGGVILDINMQKALDGFAALGLHESELRFDKGEAADLMHRYQLGHFSTEDFCKLVAARCNPGTTPEQVAHAWNSICIGIPERKLNAIKALKQRANVYLLSNTNDLHWQYCLDHWFNTGDNRCEDFFHQVFLSQDLHLEKPNVEIFEHVIKAVGAVHGSETSDTIFLDDNIDNVNAAKKCGIQAVQITPDFDWVEYFKALN, encoded by the coding sequence ATGCATTTCAAGAACATCATCTTCGATTTAGGCGGAGTCATCCTCGACATCAACATGCAAAAGGCCCTAGACGGCTTTGCAGCACTCGGGCTCCACGAAAGCGAACTCCGCTTCGATAAAGGCGAAGCCGCCGACTTGATGCACCGTTACCAACTCGGACATTTTTCTACCGAAGACTTCTGCAAACTCGTTGCCGCCAGGTGCAATCCGGGCACAACTCCCGAACAAGTCGCCCACGCTTGGAACAGCATTTGCATCGGCATTCCCGAACGAAAGCTGAACGCCATCAAGGCTCTCAAGCAACGCGCAAACGTCTACCTGCTCAGCAACACCAACGACCTTCATTGGCAATACTGCCTGGACCATTGGTTCAACACAGGCGACAACCGCTGCGAAGATTTTTTCCATCAGGTGTTTTTAAGCCAAGACTTGCACCTCGAAAAGCCGAACGTTGAAATCTTTGAACACGTCATCAAAGCCGTCGGCGCCGTCCATGGTTCTGAAACCTCGGACACCATCTTCCTCGATGACAACATCGATAACGTAAATGCCGCAAAAAAATGCGGCATTCAAGCGGTGCAAATCACACCCGATTTCGACTGGGTCGAATACTTTAAGGCGTTAAATTAA
- a CDS encoding iron-containing alcohol dehydrogenase, giving the protein MIDFEYYNPAKIIFGEHSEQKLKSLLAANNVKSLQLVYSGDFIKTLGIYDVIKAAVAELGIRFSENGNVVPNPSIDLVRELVKQGKENQVDFVLAVGGGSSIDTAKAVALGIPYDGDVWDFFEKGVSPKQVLPIGVIATTASSGSETSNAAILSSGEWKLGFEDDRIIPKFAIMNPKYTVGLPAYQTFVGIADVLSHLLERYFSDEKNSDTTDYLIEGAIRALLVNADKLLKDQKDVNARGEIQWLASVAHGGFLDAGRRADWGSHRIEHELSAQYNITHGEGMAVVTVAWTKYMAEKKPWRLALLASRVFGADSYNYNETERAYILSEELAKFFKKLHLATTLAELKIDNKDFDAMAARAVRNGNVGHYVPLDATAIKDILTLAL; this is encoded by the coding sequence CAAAAATCATTTTTGGCGAGCACAGTGAACAGAAGCTAAAATCACTTTTGGCCGCAAACAATGTAAAGTCACTCCAACTCGTTTACAGCGGTGACTTTATCAAGACGCTGGGCATTTACGATGTGATCAAGGCAGCTGTCGCTGAACTCGGGATTCGTTTTTCGGAAAACGGGAACGTGGTGCCGAACCCTTCCATTGACCTGGTACGCGAACTCGTGAAGCAGGGCAAGGAAAACCAGGTGGACTTTGTGCTTGCCGTGGGTGGCGGAAGCTCCATTGACACGGCGAAGGCTGTGGCGCTTGGCATTCCGTACGACGGAGACGTGTGGGACTTCTTTGAAAAAGGCGTTTCGCCCAAGCAAGTGTTACCCATTGGCGTGATTGCAACGACCGCTTCGAGCGGTTCCGAAACATCCAATGCGGCAATTCTTTCTAGCGGTGAATGGAAACTCGGTTTTGAAGATGACCGAATCATTCCGAAGTTCGCCATCATGAACCCGAAATACACGGTGGGCTTGCCGGCATACCAGACTTTTGTAGGCATCGCTGACGTACTTTCGCACTTGTTGGAACGCTATTTCTCGGACGAAAAGAATTCCGACACGACAGACTACTTGATTGAAGGCGCGATTCGTGCATTGCTCGTGAATGCGGACAAGCTCTTGAAAGACCAAAAGGATGTAAACGCCCGTGGCGAAATCCAGTGGCTCGCCAGTGTGGCTCACGGCGGATTCCTGGACGCAGGTCGCCGCGCGGACTGGGGTTCTCACCGAATCGAGCATGAACTTTCGGCGCAGTACAACATCACTCACGGCGAAGGCATGGCGGTGGTGACGGTTGCTTGGACCAAGTACATGGCCGAGAAAAAGCCTTGGAGGCTCGCGCTTCTAGCAAGTAGGGTTTTCGGAGCCGATTCCTACAACTACAACGAAACGGAACGAGCTTACATTTTGTCTGAAGAACTTGCAAAATTCTTCAAGAAGTTGCACCTCGCCACAACCCTGGCAGAACTCAAGATTGACAACAAGGATTTTGACGCCATGGCCGCAAGAGCAGTAAGAAACGGCAATGTCGGGCATTATGTGCCTTTAGATGCAACCGCAATCAAGGACATTTTGACGTTAGCTTTGTAA
- the cysK gene encoding cysteine synthase A, which produces MSKIYTSADQLIGHTPLLELTHIEEGLGAKILGKLEYFNPAGSVKDRIAKAMIDEAEKSGKLKKGAVIIEPTSGNTGIGLASVAAARGYRIIIVMPETMSVERRQIMKAYGAELVLTEGAKGMKGAIEKADELAKEIPNSFIPGQFVNPANPAAHKATTGPEIWEDTDGKVDIFVAGVGTGGTVTGVGEYLKSKNPNVKVVAVEPASSPVLTKGTAGAHKIQGIGAGFVPETLNTKVYDEVIAVENEAAFEAGREIGKKEGVLVGISSGAALWAAKELAKRPENKGKTIVALLPDTGDRYLSTALFAE; this is translated from the coding sequence ATGTCTAAAATCTATACCTCCGCCGACCAGCTCATTGGTCACACCCCGCTTCTCGAACTCACCCATATCGAAGAAGGCCTCGGAGCCAAGATTCTTGGAAAGCTCGAATACTTCAACCCCGCCGGTTCCGTGAAGGATCGTATTGCAAAGGCGATGATTGACGAAGCAGAAAAGAGCGGTAAGCTCAAGAAGGGTGCCGTGATTATCGAACCGACTTCGGGCAACACCGGTATCGGTCTTGCATCTGTCGCTGCAGCACGTGGCTACCGCATCATCATCGTGATGCCCGAAACCATGAGCGTGGAACGCCGCCAGATTATGAAGGCTTACGGCGCAGAACTTGTGCTGACCGAAGGCGCCAAGGGCATGAAGGGCGCTATCGAAAAGGCCGATGAACTCGCCAAGGAAATCCCGAACAGCTTTATTCCGGGTCAGTTTGTGAACCCGGCAAACCCGGCAGCCCACAAGGCCACCACCGGTCCCGAAATCTGGGAAGACACCGATGGTAAGGTCGATATTTTTGTGGCCGGTGTCGGTACCGGTGGTACGGTGACAGGCGTGGGTGAATACCTCAAGTCCAAGAATCCGAACGTGAAGGTTGTCGCTGTTGAACCGGCAAGTTCTCCGGTGCTTACCAAGGGTACTGCAGGCGCCCACAAGATCCAGGGCATCGGCGCAGGCTTCGTTCCTGAAACCTTGAACACCAAGGTTTACGACGAAGTGATCGCTGTCGAAAACGAAGCCGCATTCGAAGCCGGCCGCGAAATCGGCAAGAAGGAAGGCGTGCTCGTGGGCATTTCTTCTGGCGCCGCTCTCTGGGCAGCCAAGGAACTCGCGAAGCGCCCCGAAAACAAGGGCAAGACGATTGTCGCACTCCTCCCGGATACCGGCGACCGTTACCTCTCCACCGCCCTCTTCGCAGAATAA